One window of the Peptacetobacter hiranonis genome contains the following:
- the grdG gene encoding sarcosine reductase complex component B subunit alpha: MKLELGKIRIDDIQFGEEICVKNHTLFVNKQEIIDLVLEDDKIKDCKIELAKPGESTRITPVKDVIEPRVKVSGGGEIFPGVIGKVNPTVGNGRTHALDGACVITVGKIVGFQEGVIDMSGPAADYCPFSKTNNICVVVEPQEGLETHVYERAARLAGLKVAAHIGKAGKDIEPDSIETFETKPIFEQAAEYPDLPKIGYVHMLQSQGLLHDTYYYGVDAKQIVPTFMYPEEIMDGAIVSGNCVAPCDKVTTYHHFHNPVIEDLFKRHGKELNFMGVILTNENVFLADKERHSDMVAKLAEWMGLDGLLITEEGYGNPDTDLMMNCRKVANKGIKVAIITDEFPGKDGKSQSLADTCKEADAMVSCGQGNAVLHFPPMDRIIGMTDYIENQIGGWSGCMNEDGSFDAELQIIIASTIANGFNKLAARGN; this comes from the coding sequence ATGAAACTAGAATTAGGCAAAATACGTATCGATGATATTCAGTTCGGTGAAGAAATATGTGTAAAAAATCACACACTTTTCGTTAATAAGCAGGAAATTATCGACCTTGTATTAGAAGACGATAAGATAAAAGACTGTAAAATCGAACTAGCTAAACCAGGAGAGTCTACAAGAATAACTCCTGTAAAAGACGTTATAGAACCTAGAGTTAAAGTTAGTGGTGGAGGAGAAATTTTCCCAGGTGTTATAGGAAAAGTTAATCCAACAGTTGGAAATGGTAGAACTCATGCACTTGATGGTGCTTGCGTTATAACAGTAGGTAAGATAGTTGGTTTCCAGGAAGGTGTAATAGACATGAGTGGACCAGCTGCAGATTACTGCCCATTCTCTAAAACTAACAATATATGTGTAGTAGTTGAACCACAGGAAGGTTTAGAAACTCATGTATATGAAAGAGCAGCTAGATTAGCTGGACTTAAAGTAGCTGCACACATAGGAAAAGCAGGAAAAGATATAGAACCAGATAGTATAGAAACTTTTGAAACAAAACCTATATTTGAACAGGCTGCAGAATATCCAGATCTACCAAAGATAGGATATGTTCACATGCTTCAGTCACAGGGATTACTTCACGATACATATTATTACGGAGTTGATGCTAAACAGATAGTACCAACATTTATGTATCCAGAAGAAATAATGGACGGAGCTATAGTATCTGGAAACTGTGTTGCACCTTGTGATAAGGTTACAACATATCATCATTTCCACAATCCGGTAATAGAAGATTTATTTAAACGCCATGGAAAAGAATTAAACTTCATGGGTGTTATATTAACAAATGAAAATGTATTCTTAGCAGATAAAGAAAGACATTCAGATATGGTTGCTAAATTGGCAGAATGGATGGGACTTGACGGATTACTAATAACTGAAGAAGGTTACGGTAACCCTGATACAGACTTAATGATGAACTGCAGAAAAGTAGCAAACAAAGGTATAAAAGTAGCTATAATAACTGATGAATTCCCAGGAAAAGACGGAAAATCACAGTCATTAGCAGATACTTGTAAAGAAGCAGATGCAATGGTATCTTGCGGACAAGGTAATGCAGTACTTCACTTCCCACCAATGGATAGAATAATAGGAATGACTGATTACATAGAAAATCAGATAGGTGGATGGTCTGGATGTATGAATGAAGACGGAAGCTTTGATGCAGAACTTCAGATAATAATAGCATCTACAATAGCTAATGGATTCAACAAACTTGCAGCAAGAGGAAATTAA
- a CDS encoding flavodoxin family protein yields MKVLLINGSPHANGCTYTALCEVEKELKKNDIETEIIHVGNKDIRGCVACGTCRQVGRCVFDDMVNEVAPKFAECDGIIVGSPVYYASANGNLISFLDRLFYSSSCDKTMKVGAAVVSARRGGCSSTFDELNKYFTIAGMPVASSQYWNSVHGNTSEEVLKDEEGLQVMRTLGKNMAFLIKSIALGKEKYGLPEKEAKVATNFIR; encoded by the coding sequence ATGAAAGTATTATTAATCAACGGAAGTCCACACGCAAATGGATGCACATACACAGCACTTTGCGAAGTGGAAAAAGAACTAAAGAAAAACGACATAGAAACAGAAATAATCCATGTTGGAAACAAGGATATAAGAGGATGTGTCGCTTGTGGTACTTGTAGACAAGTTGGAAGATGTGTATTTGATGATATGGTAAATGAAGTAGCTCCAAAATTTGCTGAATGTGATGGAATAATTGTAGGGTCTCCAGTATATTATGCATCAGCTAATGGTAATCTAATATCATTCTTGGATAGATTATTCTATAGTAGCAGTTGTGATAAGACTATGAAGGTAGGAGCAGCTGTTGTATCTGCAAGAAGAGGTGGATGTTCATCTACATTTGATGAATTAAACAAATACTTTACAATAGCTGGAATGCCTGTAGCATCAAGCCAGTATTGGAATAGTGTGCATGGAAACACATCAGAAGAAGTATTAAAAGACGAAGAAGGACTTCAGGTTATGAGAACTTTAGGTAAAAATATGGCATTCTTAATTAAGAGTATTGCTTTAGGTAAAGAAAAATATGGATTACCTGAAAAAGAAGCTAAAGTTGCTACAAACTTTATAAGATAA
- a CDS encoding GNAT family N-acetyltransferase — protein sequence MSSIKYEIISLIDRQDLKDEAANWFSSKWSVPKEAYLESMEECFTGESPVPQWYVAIEEGRIIGGLGVIENDFHERKDLAPNVCAVFVEEDRRCNGIAGALLNHVCEDMKNKGIDTLYLLTDHDSFYEKYGWEYFCEAYGDGEEKPSSMYIHR from the coding sequence ATGAGTTCGATAAAATACGAAATAATAAGTTTAATAGATAGACAGGATTTAAAAGACGAAGCAGCGAATTGGTTTAGCTCTAAGTGGAGTGTTCCAAAAGAGGCTTATTTAGAAAGTATGGAAGAGTGTTTTACAGGAGAAAGTCCAGTTCCTCAATGGTATGTAGCAATTGAAGAAGGAAGAATAATTGGTGGATTGGGAGTTATAGAAAATGACTTTCATGAAAGAAAAGACCTTGCGCCAAATGTATGCGCTGTATTTGTTGAGGAAGATAGACGTTGCAATGGAATTGCAGGTGCTTTATTAAATCACGTATGCGAAGATATGAAAAACAAAGGCATTGATACATTATATCTTCTTACAGACCATGACTCATTCTATGAAAAATATGGATGGGAATATTTCTGTGAAGCTTATGGAGATGGAGAAGAAAAACCTTCTAGTATGTATATACATAGATAA
- a CDS encoding low molecular weight protein-tyrosine-phosphatase, whose protein sequence is MINVMMVCHGNICRSTMAEFVLKDMVEKEGLADKFHIESSATSREEIGNPVHHGTRKKLAEVGISTAGKYARQITKKDYKDFDYILIMDDMNRRNLKRVVGEDVDNKVYKLLHFAGSERDIADPWYTGNFDVTYDDVMEGCSAFLEYCKQNEL, encoded by the coding sequence ATGATAAATGTAATGATGGTTTGCCATGGGAATATATGTCGCTCAACTATGGCAGAATTTGTTTTAAAGGATATGGTAGAAAAAGAAGGATTAGCAGATAAATTCCACATAGAATCTTCAGCGACAAGCAGAGAAGAAATTGGAAATCCAGTACACCATGGAACAAGAAAAAAACTAGCAGAAGTTGGAATATCAACTGCTGGAAAATACGCAAGACAGATAACTAAAAAAGACTACAAAGATTTCGACTATATACTAATAATGGATGATATGAACAGAAGAAACCTAAAAAGAGTAGTTGGAGAGGATGTAGACAACAAAGTATACAAACTACTTCATTTTGCAGGAAGTGAAAGGGATATAGCAGATCCTTGGTACACAGGAAACTTTGATGTTACTTACGATGATGTAATGGAAGGATGTAGTGCTTTCTTAGAATACTGCAAACAGAATGAATTGTAG
- a CDS encoding response regulator transcription factor: MRLTNEHNMDVSSRMSLDDNKLDIFIVEDDFVLAKEIKLRLEKYGYTAQTVVDLQNITNEVLIANPKLILMDINLPYKDGFQWCNEIRRFLKVPIIFISSRDSDMDIIMSINMGGDDYIVKPFSIQLLIAKVQAVFRRAYSYNITADREIIKVGEITLNIADGTVIKDGIVVELSRNEFKILHILMQNAGSIVSRDEIMDALWSTDEFIGENTLTVNVTRLRNKLKSIGLDDYIKTKKGQGYIIEDL, encoded by the coding sequence ATGCGTTTAACAAACGAACATAATATGGACGTATCATCAAGAATGTCTCTAGATGATAACAAATTAGATATATTTATAGTAGAAGATGACTTTGTATTAGCAAAAGAAATAAAATTACGGTTAGAAAAATACGGATATACAGCGCAAACTGTGGTAGATTTACAAAATATAACAAACGAAGTACTTATTGCAAATCCAAAGCTAATTTTAATGGATATTAACCTTCCATATAAAGATGGATTCCAGTGGTGCAATGAGATAAGAAGATTTTTAAAAGTGCCGATAATATTTATCTCATCAAGGGATAGCGATATGGATATCATAATGTCTATAAACATGGGTGGAGATGACTACATTGTAAAGCCATTCTCAATACAACTATTAATTGCAAAGGTTCAGGCTGTTTTTAGGCGTGCATATTCTTATAACATCACAGCAGATAGGGAAATCATAAAAGTTGGAGAAATAACACTTAACATAGCTGATGGAACAGTTATAAAAGATGGTATTGTTGTAGAACTAAGCAGAAATGAGTTTAAAATACTACACATATTAATGCAAAATGCAGGTAGCATTGTAAGTAGAGATGAGATAATGGATGCACTTTGGAGCACAGATGAGTTTATTGGTGAAAATACTCTCACTGTAAACGTAACAAGACTTAGAAATAAACTAAAATCAATTGGGCTAGATGATTATATTAAAACTAAAAAAGGACAGGGCTACATAATAGAAGATTTATAA
- a CDS encoding helix-turn-helix domain-containing protein: MKFNEKLIELRKAKGLSQEELGNELGVSRQTISKWELGQSYPDFQKLVLLSDFFNISLDKLIKDIDLDDVRENNQSDEKVSKMYEDFQTAKTALNYLLNFFAFIGVVGMLVIIALILM; this comes from the coding sequence ATGAAATTCAACGAAAAACTAATCGAACTAAGAAAAGCAAAAGGACTATCACAAGAAGAACTTGGAAACGAACTAGGAGTATCTAGACAAACTATATCAAAGTGGGAACTTGGACAAAGCTATCCTGACTTTCAAAAACTTGTATTACTAAGTGACTTCTTTAATATATCTCTTGACAAACTGATAAAGGACATAGATTTAGATGACGTCAGAGAAAATAATCAAAGCGATGAAAAAGTATCTAAAATGTATGAAGACTTCCAAACTGCAAAAACTGCTCTTAATTATCTTTTAAACTTCTTTGCATTTATTGGTGTTGTAGGTATGCTAGTTATAATTGCACTTATATTAATGTAA
- the grdF gene encoding sarcosine reductase complex component B subunit beta — MAKYKIVHYINQFFANVGGEDMADYKPELREGAVGPGLKLNELLGEDYEIVGTIICGDNYFGENLDEATGIVLDMVKKCEADAVVAGPAFNAGRYGVACGTACKAIEEELNIPTVTGMYVENPGVDMFRKDLLIVETPNSAAGMRKVLPKIAKLVKKLVEGEEVLGPKEEGYIERGIRVNYFAEKRGSDRAIDMLLKKIKGEEYVTEYEMPVFDRVDPAEPVKDIKNATIAIVTSGGVVPTGNPDHIESSNATKYGEYSIAGMETMSKDDFTTIHGGYDRQFVMENPNLVVPLDVLRELEKEGEFGKLYDSFFTTTGTGTATGSAAKFGDDIGKKLIADGVDAVILVSTUGTCTRCGATMVKGIEKYGIPVVHMATVVPISLTIGANRIIPGVGIPYPLGDPTQGEVDSKKIRMNMVKRALKVLQTPVDGQTVFETDDF; from the coding sequence ATGGCAAAATATAAAATAGTTCATTATATAAATCAGTTCTTTGCCAATGTAGGTGGAGAAGATATGGCAGATTATAAGCCAGAGCTTAGAGAAGGAGCAGTAGGACCAGGGCTTAAATTAAATGAGTTACTTGGAGAAGATTATGAAATAGTTGGAACTATAATATGTGGTGATAACTACTTCGGCGAAAATCTTGATGAAGCAACTGGAATTGTTTTAGACATGGTTAAAAAATGTGAAGCTGATGCAGTAGTTGCAGGACCAGCATTCAACGCAGGTAGATATGGTGTTGCATGTGGTACAGCTTGTAAAGCAATAGAAGAAGAGTTAAATATACCTACAGTTACAGGAATGTACGTAGAAAACCCTGGTGTAGATATGTTTAGAAAAGATTTATTAATAGTTGAAACTCCAAACTCAGCAGCAGGTATGAGAAAAGTTCTTCCTAAAATAGCTAAATTAGTAAAAAAATTAGTTGAAGGTGAAGAAGTTTTAGGACCTAAAGAAGAAGGATATATTGAAAGAGGTATAAGAGTTAACTACTTCGCTGAAAAGAGAGGATCTGACAGAGCAATAGATATGCTACTTAAAAAAATAAAAGGCGAAGAATATGTAACTGAATACGAAATGCCAGTATTTGACAGAGTAGATCCTGCTGAACCAGTTAAAGATATAAAAAATGCTACAATAGCAATAGTTACATCTGGTGGTGTAGTTCCAACAGGAAACCCAGACCACATAGAATCTTCAAATGCAACTAAATACGGTGAATATAGCATAGCTGGAATGGAAACCATGAGCAAAGATGATTTCACTACTATACATGGTGGATATGATAGACAGTTTGTTATGGAAAATCCAAACTTAGTTGTTCCTCTTGATGTTTTAAGAGAGTTAGAAAAAGAAGGTGAATTTGGAAAATTATACGATTCATTCTTCACAACTACAGGTACTGGTACAGCAACAGGAAGTGCTGCTAAATTCGGTGATGATATAGGTAAAAAACTTATCGCTGATGGTGTAGACGCTGTTATACTAGTTTCTACTTGAGGTACTTGTACTCGTTGCGGTGCAACAATGGTTAAAGGGATAGAAAAATACGGAATCCCAGTAGTGCATATGGCTACAGTTGTTCCTATTTCATTAACAATAGGTGCAAATAGAATAATCCCAGGTGTTGGTATCCCATATCCTTTAGGAGATCCAACTCAGGGTGAAGTTGATTCTAAGAAAATAAGAATGAATATGGTTAAGAGAGCTCTTAAAGTTCTTCAGACTCCAGTTGATGGACAGACTGTATTCGAAACAGATGATTTTTAA